GAGGTTTTCTAGTCacgggtgggggggtggggtatgAGGGGTTAAGGGAGAAACAGGCATTTAGGCATTTTAAGGGGTTATATTATTGCCACTCTGAGAGTCAGCCCAGCAAGTGAGATGATAGCAAGCCGCTGCCAGACTTCCTGGACACAGCTTCTAGAAAGGAAAGGCCTTCAAGAAACTGAGATCGGGCGAAACCAGACACCGGCGGCTTGCAGCACCTCGCAAAGCAGTGGGTGTGGAGACAGCTGAGGTCAAGGTCCTCCGTGCTCAGGCAGTGACACAGCTCCTTTCGCAAATAAACAAGACAAGCCCACACTGTCAAACCAGCGCCTGAGGAACACCTACCCTGGGCCTTCAGAATAGCAGCTTTCCCCCGGCCGGCGCCCGAGCCTTGGTTCTTGTTTTTCATGCTCTTTAACATCGGTGCGTTTTTCAGCATGTCAGGCAAAATCAGAAAGCGGATCTTACTGCCCCGGATGTACACCTGCTCCAGCTGTGCCACTCGGCCGTCTCTGTACGTGACTGTGATGTTGGACATCTGGAAGGGAACCAATTCATCAGTAAGGATCAACAGCACGAGCAGGGGACAGGCGTACAGGGGTGAGTCCAGAAAGGCAGGGGCACTGGTACCGATGCACTGAGCACTTCACATGGACAATCCTCTCAACACCTGCGGGCCGGAACCAGCCAGCCTGGGAGAGCTGTCGATGGTGAGAAACCCTGAGCACACCCACTGCAAACGCCTGTCCAGACTGTAACCCCCCCACTGCACGTGCCTGGTGCTCAGATACAGAGGCACCACGAAGGCCACGGGCATGGGCCAGATATGGGACTGACCTCCGGAGTGCATGCCTTAGGAGGCGACATGACAGACTGGGGACTAAGAAGTGGAGATGGCGCTTCCTGTGCAGAGCTGGAATACCAGGCAGGTGTGAGACAAGAGGCTGGGATCGTGACTGAGGACAGGGTCATCACGTTAGAGACCACGGGGTCGCTCACGGCTGTGGGCAGAGGAAGGGCTCACAGGGTTGAGGCTGCACTTGGAAGATGAACGCGCCCACATGGGTAGACTGCGGGATGGACAAAGAGGAGCGAGCCTGCAGGTGACAGTGTCCAGGACTGCTTAGCATGGGAGGTGGTGCAAACCTGCCAGCGCCAACCACGACAGGCACGTCTACCACGAACAGTAGCTTGTTTCATGAGTCTTCTGGACAGAAATGCTTACGCTCTGCCATGGAGAGGTGACAGGGCTCCACTGTCCCATAAGCATTCTGCTGCAGGCCCTGTACCCACAATTGATCAAATTTCCAGAGttcctgggtccttgccatcttGGACTTTCCCTGAATGCCTCCGGTGCCACCGAGGGCCAGCAGGGATGGTTAGACTGCCCAAGGGAAAGGAACCGGCTCCAATCCAGCCTCACCACGGCAGACCCGTGACTTTGTAGAAGACAGGACAGGCCTGAGGACCTGTGTGCGACCTGGCTCAGCAGGCTGGCGGGGAGGGGTACAACCCTGGGGACACTTCTAGAGCTTCCAGAGCTCGGTTCCCTCCCCTACAAAGTGAGGACAACACAGCATCTCAAAGCCCGCACTTCCCCAGTGCTGACTGGCCTCCAGGCGCTGTCCCAGGTTCTGCACAGTAATTCACTTTGTACCACGAAAGGCTACCAATGGATGGGACAGGCACGGTGGCCGCCCTGCTGGACAGCAGAGGCGGCACAGCCTGTTCGGGGGCCGGGCTGTCctcagaggcccaagttcttACTGCTCTATTCTGCCCAGTGCCACACTGCCCCTACATGACCTGGCTGGGGTCTGAGCCAGGACTGCTGGACTCCACACACATACCTACCCACTGCATCAGACCACTACTTACTTCCCAGAATTCTTAGAGAGCAAGCCAAATAGGATGGTGTGTGTCCAAATGCGGTCCCTGCTGCCCAACATAGTTGAGGCCCATGGATGGCTGACTGACAGCTACAATGTCTACCTGGGGGCTGTGCCACTCCTCCCCGACATACCCCCACCCATTCTGACAGTCCCAAAGAGGTTAGCGCACACGTCCAAGACTCAACCTAGGCATTTCCACACTCCCCTGGCTGAAGCAGGGGAGGCCTGGCTCCAACCCCGAGGACTAGGCTCATAGCTGTTCTGCTTTCCACGCCAGCAGAGCAAAGGCCGCTTGGTGAACAGAACCCCAGTACCCCAGTGCCCACCTTCcacggctactctgcttctgatccttgtgctaatgcaactgggaaggcagcaaaacatggcccaagtacttgggcccctgccataaacatgggagacctggaaggaaatatgggctcctggcttcggcctgggccagccctggccattgtgaccatctgggaatggaaggtctctttcccTGTCAGTCTGCCTTCTCGATGGCTGAACACACTGCGGTTCCTGGCAGGTGGCATTCCAGGCCACTATGCATCTCTTCAGCTGTATGCTTCTTAATGTCCTTTATAATAAACAGGGGGTAAATGTGTTTTTCTGAACTCTGTGAGCTGCTCAAGCAAACTAACTGAACCCAAAGAGGGAGCTGAGGGAGCCCCAACTTAGAGCCCTTCAGTCCAAAGCAAAGGTTAAGCTACTTGGGGTGCAACCAGCACAGTGTCCAGGACACAGACCTCAACCTGAGGAATTGGATGCCCGCTCCAGAGCCATagtcagctatgccacaacactggccccctgaaAACACATTAGACATTAAATACTCATCTGTCAACCTACTAGGTGAACAACACTCTTTATAATTTCACTCTATTAATAGAAATGCTGGTTTTTGCCCAGCATTAACAccgtggcctgaagtgccggcatcccatatgggcgccagtttagtcccggctgctccttttccagtccagctctctgctatggctgggaaagcagtagaagatggcccaagtctttgggcccctgcacccacgtgggagaccaggaagaagctcctggttcctggcttcagattggcgcagctctggccattgcggccttctagggagtgaaccagcggatggaagacctctctccctgtctctaccttgctctgtaactctgactttcaaataaataaatgaaataaatcttttaagaaaaaaaagaaagaaatgctggtTTTCATTATTCGCAACTGCAACGGATACTCTTGCTCACTATGCTGACCCGGATCAAAGTTCCAGAAATGGAATCACTGCCTTGAAGAGCGTGGATGCTTCCACACCccctggatcagaagcggagcagcccgaTTCTGACTGGCGCTCTGGCATGGAATGccggccttgcaggcagtggcctaacagttgtaccataacactggccccagtgtgcATGATTATTAAAAGGCCATTTCTGCATGCTAAATGtccattcatatatttttcttatgtGAATTATCCATTTTATGAGTTACGTCCACTTTTAACTGGGACATTAACATTCTTGTAAAATCtatttctaaattaaatataatCTCATAAAAATTATAAGATGTGCTAAGTATTTGCTCACAGAGGGCCAAAGCAGTCCTCACACTTACTGGGGACCCATGGAAAAGTTCTGGGTCCCTTCACAATGAATTCCCAATAAAATCCTACAGCCATAAAACCTCCCCCAAAGACTACATAAACAGTCTATAAAATAAGAATTAGGTGCTTATTCCTACTTGCTATTCCTCACCTGAAAGCTCCTCTTATGGTTCTAATATTTTACCAAATAGCTGACTAGAGACAGTCcttacttatttacttggaaggcagggtTAGAAGAGAGCGCTCTTCCACCCGCGggatcactccccaggtggctgcagtggctggcattaggccaggcagaagccaggagccagaactcatccaggtctctcacgtggcttgcaggggcccaggtacttggaccatcatccactggttttccaggcgcattagcatggagctggatcagaagtggaggagccgggactcaccagtacccatatgggatgctggcactgcaagcggcagcttaacccactgtgtcacaatgccagtccccaaacagcttttcttaaata
The sequence above is drawn from the Oryctolagus cuniculus chromosome 21, mOryCun1.1, whole genome shotgun sequence genome and encodes:
- the SNRPD3 gene encoding small nuclear ribonucleoprotein Sm D3 — its product is MSIGVPIKVLHEAEGHIVTCETNTGEVYRGKLIEAEDNMNCQMSNITVTYRDGRVAQLEQVYIRGSKIRFLILPDMLKNAPMLKSMKNKNQGSGAGRGKAAILKAQVAARGRGRGMGRGNIFQKRR